DNA from Larimichthys crocea isolate SSNF chromosome XIII, L_crocea_2.0, whole genome shotgun sequence:
ACACCCATGTTTTATTCCAGTACACTAAAAAGGTGAGGTAATGCAGATAAGGCAAAAGAGGTTTGTGGCAGTTTAACAGCTCTTGTACAGCTTACATTTAACTTTTAAGTGTAGGtctgtaaaaaaatgttgagtGCCTTGCTGtagatgtatgtgtgtatggttATAGTGATATCATGGTGTTTTACTGCTCTAATCTTCCTACGTACGTCGTGACAGGTGAAGAACTTCGCAGTCATTTATCTGGTGGACATCACGGAAGTCCCCGACTTCAACAAGATGTACGAGTTGTACGACCCCTGCACCGTCATGTTCTTTTTCAGGTGAGCCACTCAatgtccagattttttttttaaaatatcagtgTAATGCTGATTATTGTGATGTGATTTGAATGCTGTATGGGGGACCTTGTCATCTAAAGCCTTCCCGTCTGTTATTGTTAAGGAACTGCAGAACAAATTCAGAACTTCATATTGTTGTTATCTTTCTTTATCTTTAGGAACAAACACATCATGATTGATTTGGGCACCGGTAACAACAACAAGATCAACTGGACAATGGAGGACAAGCAGGAGATGATAGACATTGTTGAAACAGTGTACCGAGGAGCAAGAAAAGGAAGAGGTCTTGTGGTGTCTCCAAAGGATTATTCTACAAAATACAGatactgatttttattttttttcccttttttctgaTGTGTTGTGACATGAAACAGAGACTACAAGAAGGTCTCTTTCAACTTTTTTCGTTTCTTGGCAGGACAATATCCTTATTCACGGTGATGATTGTGTTACTTTGTGCCATTTTGTTTGTAGATTGACCAGttattcagtttctttttttgtctttttccattcAAAACCATTGGCTAAGAAACCAAACATGGTGCAAAAGTCCTcgtatttaaatgttttaataaacatgtttggatGTTTACATACGAACATTTTCTAAAGTTcggttgctttttttctttttttgggtggTGTGGTAGACAAGACCAAACTTTTGTCAAAAAGAGGTTTGCTCAGTTAAGCACAAATCTGTTGCTGTCATCCATGCTTCTATTCTTGTAGTTTGTTTTCGTTACACCTGCGTGGTACAGGACTCTGTGGTAATGTTACAGGCTCAATTTATCTACATGCAGCTACCcacaaaaaatatttgtgtaaaaGTGGGTGAAACTCATAATGTAGGTTTTTGGTCCACTCAGCTGCAACGtgttcaacatttttatttggttGTGTAGCACAAGAAAGCGTGAAGCAAGAGAGTGCTTTTCCCTAAAATGTCCATGAGGTGGAGCCAGAGATGTTTAGCAGAATGCTCAAGTCACAGTTTGTTCACAAAGGTTCAGATTGCAAATTACCACTGATTACCACTGATTTATATTAGTTTAATCTTAATCAATTTATTTGTCAGGGGCtatgtacaaaaacataaataagtaTCAGGTTTTGCTTTTTACTCATTTTGTTAATGAAACTACAAATCAGAATCACAAACAGGCTTATTGCCAATTAGATTTGAACATACAACAAATTTGTTTTGGTGCGTAACAGAGTCGTAAGCACGGGAAAATATAAgggagattaaaaaacaaatgtagacTGTTTTCAAGATGAAAATAGCTGTATagttttgtgcaggaatgtgcaaagtATTCACCAGGTAACgtgcaaaaaaaatcacagtatgcagaatatttatcAACAGATGCTACACAAAAGGTGTACGCTAATCCAACACATAACGTCAGTGGACCTTTACATTAATGTAAAATGTGCGGTCtgtttaaaatacaacaaaaaaactaaatgaaatcaTAGATCCAAACATgtataaaacaatttaattcaTTACATCTAACCCTATGCAATATTCCCACTCAGCTCTCATCCTGCATGCAGCTCTATCCAGAAAAGCAGGagtatatttataaaaaaaaaaatccataatataacaaataaaatggtATTTTAAGTAATGTGAACAAATGGACACGATGtacagattatatatatatatatatatatatatatattatatattatatatattacaataacAATGCAAAGAACATTGGAATAAATAGTGTATGAATTTATGGTGGACTAGATAAATTATAGAGGTGACTATGTACAGCCTTATACACAACTATGGCAATAGCGAGTGCATCGTTATTGTTGGGTACTGGACAGTTAGTGTAGGGAGTTGTTCAGATATGAGTTCACTGTTTATGAGTGTGACATCCTTTGGGGAGAAACACTTCTTGTGTCTGCTTGCTTTGGCGCTCAGTGGCCTGTAGCGCCTGCCAGAGGGGAGAGATTCACATATGTTTTGGCCGGGTGTGAAGTGTCTGTGATGAACAGTGGACATCCACtaatagagttttttttttttcttgatataGGTGTTTGGTGTTCTCTCTCACAGCAACAGCACTGTATGGTAATACGTTCCCTATATTCATCATATAGAGATTTCAAACATTCAGATTCGATTGAACCTAAAATGTATCCATCAGAATCACTGGATTTTAAACCTAcctgagaaaaaataataagaaataagaaagaaatgctTCAAAGTCATGAGGCTTTCTCCTATCCACAGTATTTACACACTCGCATAACAGTGAGAATCGTCTATAAAACACTCCTATGAAAGATATCAAAGCAGTATAATTAATACAGGCCTCGATTCTTCCACTGGATCTTTGGTTTTCCTCACAGTTTCTATCGTTA
Protein-coding regions in this window:
- the txnl4a gene encoding thioredoxin-like protein 4A, whose amino-acid sequence is MSYMLPHLHNGWQVDQAILSEEDRVLVIRFGHDWDPTCMKMDEVLYSIAEKVKNFAVIYLVDITEVPDFNKMYELYDPCTVMFFFRNKHIMIDLGTGNNNKINWTMEDKQEMIDIVETVYRGARKGRGLVVSPKDYSTKYRY